The following proteins are co-located in the Penaeus vannamei isolate JL-2024 chromosome 34, ASM4276789v1, whole genome shotgun sequence genome:
- the Xe7 gene encoding A-kinase anchor protein 17A isoform X1: MEKNVLKNVQVCTDTSDCVELSRTSGLYLKPEARVSITVTLPQLKSGQSISNWEVMEKLRSAILPEVFTVIKVTKSTLEFLRFDAEIENRKNLPQVISKIDQKGIKLSGFSDLLKIRATEAKAPFPSRHDWDSYFRDAKHMNEMKPGERPDTVHFQDLPCRWFAHINDGDTNKPSDYVLSKVMASFGEIRSVDIPLCDPYRKKMSASINGIKTFSFGQDLVFEAYVQFKEYIGFAKCMHALQGKKLVFLEGDKAWSATIKVDFDKTKHLSEYSIKKRSAEREKLQAVEREAEEKLRRKREMEEMKMEAERMRQEEERRMKEERKEAKKKEKECRRKEREEKRRKKRLMKVEEKIKKQEEEEEAKLARKIALEERKLLIAQRKLESIRLLDELFERIKVGRQKEIAQKREEEIFRHLDEHNKKQVEELKEKELKERRHQEKLADQERMLRDKLVRSYKSREEDRMEQQREKVRKAVQGKVQLQSVISAASLSSISTATSESDSDSSSESSDSSASSETKLGKLSTGRLRMDHMDEEEQYDEYGAWHNSQGSQHHYYSYYDGYGDSEGQGYHQSWGQDEGFERGRGRGRGRWRFPRGPWRGRGFRDRGRGFRDRGRGFRGSWSKYGQERDGAKPLEVNKPVTTWYKRGSDNERDDSRSRSRSRSRSRSSRSRSRSRSRRSRSRSRSRSRSRKSASKSRSRSRKSRSKSRSRSRKNSKSKSKSRSHSRSKSGSKSRSRSRSRSRRRRHSSSDDRSSRSSRRRYKRRSERYRRSNSRKKDEDKDVNYEDLRESDLELSSDPEDAWRYEEEYEEDEEYYEDENGYYPQYPSRARGRAGFRGFRRAFRGRWPRWRGRGRGRGYSSYYDYPEDYDSWRHDEASTRDQYQTMYQKYFESVADRESSSKSGRPPEEYDNRKEGDNYREREEGHRSMHKEREQPQEDYENNHRSHHEYSDGRNPDRLRTQDSWPSYEKKWKHGAEAKSEDRDNYNETSRKAQAFNRELMDSVRGRRETESMREPEDVESRRHGDRENLRQRLSRERTKPYREERDSNRKDHTVRESLEDSRRDRSYERDGQISSAIVKSSGSERRYGDKSVYEKERDKDRNGDSNIDSRWKNQVLRADIERDRKREVSVKDRLSFGNVKSNSDTDRINNRLKSIAEQGAFKHKQLDIETRSGRDTERRDLRLWHNTDSSESRRDSKPSDPRSRRDILYSSGRDRHETDHGGSRERGDEVSESRKRRDHERVSVRESSERDEESNESDSDRKRHHSDGSRKKRKKRKRKREERGDIRRHKHKKKKKKRVMERK, encoded by the exons ATGGAGAAAAACGTGCTGAAGAATGTCCAGGTTTGTACGGACACCAGCGACTGCGTTGAGCTGTCTCGCACGTCTGGCCTATACCTCAAGCCAGAGGCGAGGGTCAGCATCACAGTCACTCTACCACAGCTCAAGTCAGGGCAGTCAATATCGAATTGGGAG GTTATGGAGAAACTGCGCTCTGCCATTCTGCCAGAAGTGTTCACAGTTATCAAGGTGACCAAGAGTACGCTCGAGTTCCTGAGATTTGATGCAGAAATTGAGAACCGAAAGAATCTCCCTCAGGTCATCAGTAAAATTGATCAGAAA GGCATCAAGCTGAGTGGCTTCTCAGACCTCCTGAAGATCAGAGCGACAGAGGCCAAGGCCCCCTTCCCCTCACGTCATGATTGGGACAGCTACTTCAGGGACGCGAAGCACATGAATGAGATGAAGCCAGGAGAAAGGCCAGACACGGTACATTTCCAG GACCTTCCGTGCCGCTGGTTTGCACATATCAACGATGGAGACACCAACAAGCCCAGTGATTATGTCCTCAGCAAAGTGATGGCTTCCTTTGGGGAGATCAGATCAGTGGACATCCCCCTCTGTGACCCGTATCGCAAGAAAATGTCAGCCTCTATCAACGGTATCAAGACCTTCAGCTTTGGTCAGGACTTGGTGTTTGAGGCCTATGTGCAGTTCAAGGAGTACATAGGCTTTGCCAAATGCATGCACGCATTGCAGGGCAAGAAGCTAGTCTTCCTTGAAGGGGACAAGGCATGGAGTGCGACCATTAAG GTGGACTTTGACAAGACCAAGCACCTGTCAGAGTATTCAATCAAAAAACGCTCAGCAGAACGAGAAAAGCTGCAGGCCGTAGAGCGTGAAGCTGAGGAAAAGttgcgcagaaagagagagatggaagagatgaAAATGGAAGCTGAAAG aatgagacaggaggaggaaaggaggatgaaggaggaacgcaaagaggcaaagaaaaaggagaaagaatgtcgaaggaaggagagagaggaaaagagacggaagaaaaggttaatgaaagtggaagaaaagataaagaagcaggaggaggaagaggaagccaaACTTGCCAGGAAGATTGCTTTGGAGGAGCGCAAGTTGCTGATCGCCCAACGCAAGCTGGAGAGCATTCGACTCTTGGATGAACTTTTTGAGAGAATTAAG GTTGGTCGTCAGAAGGAGATCGcacagaagagggaggaggagatctTCCGGCATTTGGATGAACACAATAAGAAGCAGGTGGAGGAGTTGAAGGAAAAAGAG CTGAAGGAACGCAGACACCAGGAGAAGCTGGCAGACCAAGAGCGAATGCTGCGTGATAAGCTTGTCCGCTCCTACAAGTCCAGGGAGGAGGACCGAATGGAACAGCAGCGTGAGAAAGTGCGCAAGGCTGTTCAGGGAAAG GTGCAACTCCAGAGTGTCATTTCGGCTGCATCGCTGTCCTCCATCTCGACTGCCACGTCAGAGAGCGACAGTGACTCCTCCTCCGAGTCCTCAGATTCCTCGGCGTCTTCAGAGACAAAACTGGGCAAGCTGTCCACTG GTCGTCTTCGAATGGATCACATGGATGAAGAAGAGCAGTATGATGAGTATGGGGCCTGGCACAATTCCCAGGGCTCCCAGCACCACTACTACTCATACTATGATGGCTATGGTGATTCAGAGGGCCAGGGTTACCACCAGTCTTGGGGCCAAGATGAGGGCTTTGAACGTGGCAGGGGACGTGGAAGAGGCAGGTGGCGGTTCCCTAGAGGTCCTTGGAGAGGCCGTGGGTTCAGGGACCGAGGCAGGGGGTTCCGGGACAGAGGTAGAGGCTTTAGGGGTTCATGGAGCAAGTATGGGCAGGAAAGAGATGGGGCCAAGCCACTGGAAGTTAACAAGCCTGTAACAACCTGGTACAAGAGAGGAAGTGACAATGAGCGCGATGACTCCAGGTCGAGATCTCGGAGCAGGTCGAGGTCCAGGAGTTCCCGATCACGTTCTAGGTCAAGGTCCAGGAGATCTCGCTCCAGATCGAGGTCAAGATCAAGATCCAGAAAGTCTGCCTCAAAGTCTCGCTCGAGGTCTCGAAAGTCTCGTTCCAAGTCGAGGTCAAGGTCCAGGAAGAATTCCAAGTCGAAGTCGAAGAGTCGATCCCATTCCCGTTCAAAGTCTGGATCAAAaagcaggagtaggagcaggagcagaagcagaagacGTAGACATTCTAGCAGTGATGACAGATCAAGTCGGTCCTCAAGAAGGAGGTACAAGCGAAGAAGTGAACGCTACAGGAGGAGCAACagcaggaagaaggatgaggataaggatgtaAATTATGAAGACCTTAGAGAAAGTGACCTGGAACTCTCCAGTGATCCAGAAGATGCCTGGAGATATgaagaggaatatgaggaagatgaagagtatTATGAAGACGAAAACGGTTACTACCCCCAGTATCCCTCCCGTGCACGTGGTCGTGCAGGGTTCAGAGGATTTAGAAGGGCCTTCCGGGGACGGTGGcccaggtggagagggagagggcgaggaaggggttaTTCCAGCTACTATGACTACCCTGAGGATTATGATTCCTGGAGGCATGATGAAGCTAGCACAAGGGACCAGTACCAAACCATGTATCAGAAGTACTTTGAGAGTGTGGCTGACCGTGAATCCTCTAGCAAGAGTGGACGGCCCCCAGAAGAGTATGATAACAGGAAGGAGGGTGATAACTatcgggagagagaggaaggccacAGGAGCATGCACAAGGAGAGGGAACAGCCACAGGAAGACTATGAAAACAATCACAGAAGCCATCATGAGTACAGTGATGGGAGGAATCCAGACAGACTAAGAACTCAGGATAGTTGGCCTAGTTATGAGAAAAAATGGAAGCATGGTGCAGAGGCGAAGTCAGAAGATAGGGATAATTACAACGAAACAAGCAGAAAGGCCCAAGCGTTTAACAGGGAGTTAATGGACTCTGTGCGTggaagacgagagacagagagtatgagagaaccAGAGGATGTGGAAAGCCGGAGACATGGTGATAGAGAGAACTTGAGACAACGGCTCAGCAGGGAGAGAACAAAACcctatagagaagagagagacagtaacagAAAGGatcatacagtgagagagagtctAGAGGACAGCCGACGAGATCGCAGCTATGAGAGAGATGGACAAATTTCAAGTGCGATTGTCAAAAGCAGTGGCAGTGAAAGGAGATATGGTGATAAGTCTGTTTATGAAAAAGAACGAGACAAAGACCGTAATGGTGACAGTAATATTGACTCGCGGTGGAAGAACCAAGTGCTAAGAGCAGACATTGAGAGAGATAGGAAACGAGAAGTTTCTGTGAAAGATAGATTAAGTTTTGGAAATGTCAAAAGCAATAGTGATACTGATCGCATTAATAATAGGTTGAAATCAATTGCTGAACAAGGTGCCTTTAAGCATAAACAGTTGGACATTGAGACTAGGAGTGGACGTGATACAGAGCGGAGGGACCTGAGACTTTGGCATAATACTGACTCAAGTGAAAGTAGACGGGATTCGAAACCCAGTGATCCTAGAAGTAGGCGTGACATTTTATATAGCAGTGGTAGAGACAGGCATGAGACTGACCatgggggaagtagagagagaggggatgaagttAGTGAAAGTAGGAAGAGACGGGATCACGAGAGAGTTTCCGTGAGGGAGAGTTCTGAAAGAGATGAAGAGTCAAATGAAAGTGATTCAGATAGAAAGAGGCACCACAGTGATGgtagtagaaagaaaaggaaaaagagaaaaagaaagagagaggaaagaggtgataTCAGAAGGCAtaagcataaaaagaaaaagaagaagagagtgatggagaggaagTAA
- the Xe7 gene encoding A-kinase anchor protein 17A isoform X2, protein MEKNVLKNVQVCTDTSDCVELSRTSGLYLKPEARVSITVTLPQLKSGQSISNWEVMEKLRSAILPEVFTVIKVTKSTLEFLRFDAEIENRKNLPQVISKIDQKGIKLSGFSDLLKIRATEAKAPFPSRHDWDSYFRDAKHMNEMKPGERPDTVHFQDLPCRWFAHINDGDTNKPSDYVLSKVMASFGEIRSVDIPLCDPYRKKMSASINGIKTFSFGQDLVFEAYVQFKEYIGFAKCMHALQGKKLVFLEGDKAWSATIKVDFDKTKHLSEYSIKKRSAEREKLQAVEREAEEKLRRKREMEEMKMEAERMRQEEERRMKEERKEAKKKEKECRRKEREEKRRKKRLMKVEEKIKKQEEEEEAKLARKIALEERKLLIAQRKLESIRLLDELFERIKVGRQKEIAQKREEEIFRHLDEHNKKQVEELKEKELKERRHQEKLADQERMLRDKLVRSYKSREEDRMEQQREKVRKAVQGKVQLQSVISAASLSSISTATSESDSDSSSESSDSSASSETKLGRLRMDHMDEEEQYDEYGAWHNSQGSQHHYYSYYDGYGDSEGQGYHQSWGQDEGFERGRGRGRGRWRFPRGPWRGRGFRDRGRGFRDRGRGFRGSWSKYGQERDGAKPLEVNKPVTTWYKRGSDNERDDSRSRSRSRSRSRSSRSRSRSRSRRSRSRSRSRSRSRKSASKSRSRSRKSRSKSRSRSRKNSKSKSKSRSHSRSKSGSKSRSRSRSRSRRRRHSSSDDRSSRSSRRRYKRRSERYRRSNSRKKDEDKDVNYEDLRESDLELSSDPEDAWRYEEEYEEDEEYYEDENGYYPQYPSRARGRAGFRGFRRAFRGRWPRWRGRGRGRGYSSYYDYPEDYDSWRHDEASTRDQYQTMYQKYFESVADRESSSKSGRPPEEYDNRKEGDNYREREEGHRSMHKEREQPQEDYENNHRSHHEYSDGRNPDRLRTQDSWPSYEKKWKHGAEAKSEDRDNYNETSRKAQAFNRELMDSVRGRRETESMREPEDVESRRHGDRENLRQRLSRERTKPYREERDSNRKDHTVRESLEDSRRDRSYERDGQISSAIVKSSGSERRYGDKSVYEKERDKDRNGDSNIDSRWKNQVLRADIERDRKREVSVKDRLSFGNVKSNSDTDRINNRLKSIAEQGAFKHKQLDIETRSGRDTERRDLRLWHNTDSSESRRDSKPSDPRSRRDILYSSGRDRHETDHGGSRERGDEVSESRKRRDHERVSVRESSERDEESNESDSDRKRHHSDGSRKKRKKRKRKREERGDIRRHKHKKKKKKRVMERK, encoded by the exons ATGGAGAAAAACGTGCTGAAGAATGTCCAGGTTTGTACGGACACCAGCGACTGCGTTGAGCTGTCTCGCACGTCTGGCCTATACCTCAAGCCAGAGGCGAGGGTCAGCATCACAGTCACTCTACCACAGCTCAAGTCAGGGCAGTCAATATCGAATTGGGAG GTTATGGAGAAACTGCGCTCTGCCATTCTGCCAGAAGTGTTCACAGTTATCAAGGTGACCAAGAGTACGCTCGAGTTCCTGAGATTTGATGCAGAAATTGAGAACCGAAAGAATCTCCCTCAGGTCATCAGTAAAATTGATCAGAAA GGCATCAAGCTGAGTGGCTTCTCAGACCTCCTGAAGATCAGAGCGACAGAGGCCAAGGCCCCCTTCCCCTCACGTCATGATTGGGACAGCTACTTCAGGGACGCGAAGCACATGAATGAGATGAAGCCAGGAGAAAGGCCAGACACGGTACATTTCCAG GACCTTCCGTGCCGCTGGTTTGCACATATCAACGATGGAGACACCAACAAGCCCAGTGATTATGTCCTCAGCAAAGTGATGGCTTCCTTTGGGGAGATCAGATCAGTGGACATCCCCCTCTGTGACCCGTATCGCAAGAAAATGTCAGCCTCTATCAACGGTATCAAGACCTTCAGCTTTGGTCAGGACTTGGTGTTTGAGGCCTATGTGCAGTTCAAGGAGTACATAGGCTTTGCCAAATGCATGCACGCATTGCAGGGCAAGAAGCTAGTCTTCCTTGAAGGGGACAAGGCATGGAGTGCGACCATTAAG GTGGACTTTGACAAGACCAAGCACCTGTCAGAGTATTCAATCAAAAAACGCTCAGCAGAACGAGAAAAGCTGCAGGCCGTAGAGCGTGAAGCTGAGGAAAAGttgcgcagaaagagagagatggaagagatgaAAATGGAAGCTGAAAG aatgagacaggaggaggaaaggaggatgaaggaggaacgcaaagaggcaaagaaaaaggagaaagaatgtcgaaggaaggagagagaggaaaagagacggaagaaaaggttaatgaaagtggaagaaaagataaagaagcaggaggaggaagaggaagccaaACTTGCCAGGAAGATTGCTTTGGAGGAGCGCAAGTTGCTGATCGCCCAACGCAAGCTGGAGAGCATTCGACTCTTGGATGAACTTTTTGAGAGAATTAAG GTTGGTCGTCAGAAGGAGATCGcacagaagagggaggaggagatctTCCGGCATTTGGATGAACACAATAAGAAGCAGGTGGAGGAGTTGAAGGAAAAAGAG CTGAAGGAACGCAGACACCAGGAGAAGCTGGCAGACCAAGAGCGAATGCTGCGTGATAAGCTTGTCCGCTCCTACAAGTCCAGGGAGGAGGACCGAATGGAACAGCAGCGTGAGAAAGTGCGCAAGGCTGTTCAGGGAAAG GTGCAACTCCAGAGTGTCATTTCGGCTGCATCGCTGTCCTCCATCTCGACTGCCACGTCAGAGAGCGACAGTGACTCCTCCTCCGAGTCCTCAGATTCCTCGGCGTCTTCAGAGACAAAACTGG GTCGTCTTCGAATGGATCACATGGATGAAGAAGAGCAGTATGATGAGTATGGGGCCTGGCACAATTCCCAGGGCTCCCAGCACCACTACTACTCATACTATGATGGCTATGGTGATTCAGAGGGCCAGGGTTACCACCAGTCTTGGGGCCAAGATGAGGGCTTTGAACGTGGCAGGGGACGTGGAAGAGGCAGGTGGCGGTTCCCTAGAGGTCCTTGGAGAGGCCGTGGGTTCAGGGACCGAGGCAGGGGGTTCCGGGACAGAGGTAGAGGCTTTAGGGGTTCATGGAGCAAGTATGGGCAGGAAAGAGATGGGGCCAAGCCACTGGAAGTTAACAAGCCTGTAACAACCTGGTACAAGAGAGGAAGTGACAATGAGCGCGATGACTCCAGGTCGAGATCTCGGAGCAGGTCGAGGTCCAGGAGTTCCCGATCACGTTCTAGGTCAAGGTCCAGGAGATCTCGCTCCAGATCGAGGTCAAGATCAAGATCCAGAAAGTCTGCCTCAAAGTCTCGCTCGAGGTCTCGAAAGTCTCGTTCCAAGTCGAGGTCAAGGTCCAGGAAGAATTCCAAGTCGAAGTCGAAGAGTCGATCCCATTCCCGTTCAAAGTCTGGATCAAAaagcaggagtaggagcaggagcagaagcagaagacGTAGACATTCTAGCAGTGATGACAGATCAAGTCGGTCCTCAAGAAGGAGGTACAAGCGAAGAAGTGAACGCTACAGGAGGAGCAACagcaggaagaaggatgaggataaggatgtaAATTATGAAGACCTTAGAGAAAGTGACCTGGAACTCTCCAGTGATCCAGAAGATGCCTGGAGATATgaagaggaatatgaggaagatgaagagtatTATGAAGACGAAAACGGTTACTACCCCCAGTATCCCTCCCGTGCACGTGGTCGTGCAGGGTTCAGAGGATTTAGAAGGGCCTTCCGGGGACGGTGGcccaggtggagagggagagggcgaggaaggggttaTTCCAGCTACTATGACTACCCTGAGGATTATGATTCCTGGAGGCATGATGAAGCTAGCACAAGGGACCAGTACCAAACCATGTATCAGAAGTACTTTGAGAGTGTGGCTGACCGTGAATCCTCTAGCAAGAGTGGACGGCCCCCAGAAGAGTATGATAACAGGAAGGAGGGTGATAACTatcgggagagagaggaaggccacAGGAGCATGCACAAGGAGAGGGAACAGCCACAGGAAGACTATGAAAACAATCACAGAAGCCATCATGAGTACAGTGATGGGAGGAATCCAGACAGACTAAGAACTCAGGATAGTTGGCCTAGTTATGAGAAAAAATGGAAGCATGGTGCAGAGGCGAAGTCAGAAGATAGGGATAATTACAACGAAACAAGCAGAAAGGCCCAAGCGTTTAACAGGGAGTTAATGGACTCTGTGCGTggaagacgagagacagagagtatgagagaaccAGAGGATGTGGAAAGCCGGAGACATGGTGATAGAGAGAACTTGAGACAACGGCTCAGCAGGGAGAGAACAAAACcctatagagaagagagagacagtaacagAAAGGatcatacagtgagagagagtctAGAGGACAGCCGACGAGATCGCAGCTATGAGAGAGATGGACAAATTTCAAGTGCGATTGTCAAAAGCAGTGGCAGTGAAAGGAGATATGGTGATAAGTCTGTTTATGAAAAAGAACGAGACAAAGACCGTAATGGTGACAGTAATATTGACTCGCGGTGGAAGAACCAAGTGCTAAGAGCAGACATTGAGAGAGATAGGAAACGAGAAGTTTCTGTGAAAGATAGATTAAGTTTTGGAAATGTCAAAAGCAATAGTGATACTGATCGCATTAATAATAGGTTGAAATCAATTGCTGAACAAGGTGCCTTTAAGCATAAACAGTTGGACATTGAGACTAGGAGTGGACGTGATACAGAGCGGAGGGACCTGAGACTTTGGCATAATACTGACTCAAGTGAAAGTAGACGGGATTCGAAACCCAGTGATCCTAGAAGTAGGCGTGACATTTTATATAGCAGTGGTAGAGACAGGCATGAGACTGACCatgggggaagtagagagagaggggatgaagttAGTGAAAGTAGGAAGAGACGGGATCACGAGAGAGTTTCCGTGAGGGAGAGTTCTGAAAGAGATGAAGAGTCAAATGAAAGTGATTCAGATAGAAAGAGGCACCACAGTGATGgtagtagaaagaaaaggaaaaagagaaaaagaaagagagaggaaagaggtgataTCAGAAGGCAtaagcataaaaagaaaaagaagaagagagtgatggagaggaagTAA